Proteins from one Cyanobacteria bacterium FACHB-DQ100 genomic window:
- a CDS encoding Dna2/Cas4 domain-containing protein produces MVLSVSSYSPSPAEKRDDPYIWVTWLTPLLAGSNHCQWAAWFQANHKFDKIESDMSAVLAKHDRLVKERAGQLESEGYTVYIEDQNKFTIIGKDGRTKVAGKADIVAIRGDEIVVEDCKTGRQKSDHVMQVLCYMLLLPLSGGSVHCRNKKLEGRLVYGNEIFDISSMMLDENFKQEFREVVRLVSSVNPARKVPSFHECKYCKISNAYCAERTDNQDDEGDEVQHDLF; encoded by the coding sequence ATGGTTCTATCTGTATCTTCTTATTCTCCATCACCCGCAGAAAAACGAGATGATCCTTACATTTGGGTGACATGGCTGACTCCGTTGCTTGCTGGTAGTAACCATTGTCAATGGGCAGCTTGGTTTCAGGCAAATCATAAATTTGACAAAATCGAATCTGATATGAGTGCTGTGCTTGCAAAGCATGATCGATTAGTCAAGGAACGGGCTGGGCAGCTAGAGTCTGAAGGTTACACGGTCTACATTGAAGATCAAAACAAGTTTACGATTATTGGTAAAGACGGTCGGACTAAAGTTGCAGGCAAAGCTGATATAGTTGCCATCCGAGGTGACGAAATTGTAGTTGAGGACTGTAAAACAGGTCGGCAGAAGAGCGATCATGTCATGCAGGTTTTATGTTACATGTTACTGTTGCCTCTCTCAGGTGGGTCTGTTCACTGCCGCAATAAAAAGTTGGAGGGTCGCTTGGTCTATGGGAATGAAATTTTTGACATCTCTTCTATGATGCTTGATGAGAATTTCAAGCAGGAATTTCGTGAAGTTGTTCGTTTAGTCAGTTCAGTTAATCCTGCTAGAAAAGTCCCTAGCTTTCACGAGTGTAAATATTGCAAGATTTCAAACGCTTACTGTGCAGAGAGAACTGATAATCAAGACGATGAAGGGGATGAGGTTCAGCACGATTTGTTTTAA
- a CDS encoding YegS/Rv2252/BmrU family lipid kinase, which produces MNTRLIVNPTSGPVENPELLTDIAEALQTQGIQAEICTTTPDEDGEGLAADAAKAGAKLVIVAGGDGTIEAVARGLVHTQTMLGIIPLGTRNNIAASLNIPNDLTQAIQTLAEGEHGRFDMGKANNYYFMEVVGVGLEASLFPCGDEVKEGIKKNYLVAFKSIFSGVKTFVQFSPHRLVLRFDGKRMRRLRTLQVNICNSPRYGVEFALAPEAKMNDGKLDVIYIDNPSKWDHLRHFFTAMRGEQLPHKRLNTYRASKIEVRSYPPLDVHADGECLGTTPVTVEVIPRALWICVPTPELLAKFADESGSPVLTQ; this is translated from the coding sequence ATGAATACCCGACTCATCGTCAATCCTACCTCTGGCCCTGTCGAGAATCCTGAGTTATTAACTGACATAGCAGAAGCCCTGCAAACTCAAGGCATTCAAGCTGAAATCTGCACCACTACACCCGATGAAGATGGTGAAGGTTTAGCTGCTGATGCTGCTAAAGCAGGCGCTAAACTTGTGATTGTCGCCGGGGGCGATGGCACGATCGAAGCCGTAGCACGTGGATTAGTGCATACTCAAACTATGCTAGGTATTATTCCGCTAGGAACGCGCAATAACATTGCGGCTAGCTTGAATATTCCCAACGATTTAACCCAAGCCATCCAGACCCTGGCCGAGGGTGAGCATGGTCGGTTTGATATGGGCAAGGCGAACAATTATTACTTCATGGAAGTGGTAGGCGTGGGTCTAGAAGCCTCACTCTTTCCTTGTGGAGATGAAGTCAAAGAAGGAATCAAGAAAAATTATCTGGTTGCCTTTAAAAGTATCTTCTCAGGGGTCAAAACTTTTGTGCAATTTAGCCCGCACCGTTTGGTCTTACGCTTCGACGGCAAACGGATGCGTCGTCTGCGCACCTTACAAGTCAACATCTGCAACAGCCCTCGCTATGGGGTAGAGTTTGCCTTAGCGCCTGAGGCAAAAATGAATGATGGCAAGCTAGACGTGATTTACATTGACAATCCCTCCAAATGGGATCATCTGCGCCACTTCTTTACAGCGATGCGGGGTGAGCAACTCCCTCATAAACGGCTCAATACCTATCGAGCCTCTAAGATTGAGGTCAGAAGCTATCCACCTTTAGATGTTCATGCAGACGGAGAGTGCCTGGGCACTACCCCAGTCACTGTTGAGGTGATTCCCAGAGCCCTTTGGATTTGCGTGCCTACACCTGAGCTACTGGCAAAGTTTGCAGACGAAAGCGGAAGTCCTGTTTTGACGCAGTAA
- a CDS encoding recombinase family protein has protein sequence MRIVGYVRLSKTEQANGTHTLDNQTRRLKEAGANEIITEISSGTSGKRKKFEKLRQDVRDKKVDQIVVTRVDRLSRRAKVLHDLKDEMAQNGVILRAIDQAIDTSVDTSSIALNLFIAMAETEADNISNRTRHGWEALRERREAMHPPFGYLKGDKEIVEIDNKKVETRRHKLDKRPFLCLLEERPKDFPMIDTSEWSEDEFRQWKNGDQNECSKSRYDAARYLVENYLKIKSIRQTIRAFNRNYGIQTLARGRTVHSGFDNEGIFQRSPSGFAKWITNPVLRGHLVYFNDSEENRKPLWGTHQDQRLITEEESQRIQAIIQENKESHGFTSNIRKHPLSGLVKCEVCGRNLYYSKAGKGTSGRRDRDYYYYYCQRANLGSCNSGVNGTSNYIRADYIEDQIVGKLKRFAIDFREMAEKPIESPVNPEILKKQDEIKKLEPLKKDVPEVALAIERLTNEIKGLTLEKQTEELPLETKARILGALRDKRFWQRLTDDQKYFIYRDLISKIFCKPSENQDFALTNNKPVKRKRSVVWDVNVIVSFDKLPSKVLSEAVEEFLSAHDDVESVYVREFNTTLSDGSVVMNFNLATELQKELEALQRQADEMNERTALEHQLRSQQTTDS, from the coding sequence ATGCGAATCGTGGGTTATGTCCGTTTATCAAAAACTGAACAGGCTAACGGTACGCACACATTAGACAACCAAACGAGAAGGCTCAAGGAAGCTGGCGCAAACGAAATCATTACCGAAATATCGTCAGGCACATCAGGTAAGCGAAAGAAGTTTGAGAAGCTGAGGCAAGACGTTAGAGATAAGAAGGTCGATCAAATCGTTGTGACAAGGGTAGATCGGCTTTCTCGTAGAGCTAAAGTTTTGCACGATTTGAAAGACGAAATGGCGCAAAACGGCGTTATTTTGAGAGCGATTGATCAAGCGATAGATACATCAGTTGATACATCTTCGATCGCGCTTAATCTGTTCATCGCAATGGCTGAAACCGAAGCAGATAACATCAGCAATCGTACCAGACACGGTTGGGAAGCGCTTAGAGAGCGTAGAGAGGCTATGCACCCACCTTTTGGATACCTCAAAGGAGATAAAGAAATTGTAGAAATTGATAATAAAAAAGTAGAAACAAGACGACACAAATTAGACAAAAGACCATTCTTATGTTTACTTGAGGAGCGTCCTAAAGATTTTCCAATGATTGACACTTCTGAATGGTCAGAAGATGAGTTTAGGCAGTGGAAGAACGGCGATCAAAATGAATGCAGCAAAAGCCGATATGATGCCGCTCGTTATTTAGTTGAAAATTATTTAAAAATTAAAAGCATTAGACAAACCATTAGAGCATTCAATCGAAACTATGGAATACAAACCCTAGCTAGAGGTAGAACGGTACACTCTGGGTTTGATAATGAAGGTATATTTCAGAGATCACCTTCTGGGTTTGCAAAATGGATTACAAACCCCGTCTTAAGAGGGCATTTAGTCTACTTCAATGATTCAGAAGAAAATCGAAAGCCTCTCTGGGGAACTCATCAGGATCAGCGCTTGATCACTGAGGAAGAATCCCAACGAATTCAGGCAATTATTCAAGAGAATAAAGAGAGTCATGGCTTCACCTCAAACATACGCAAGCACCCTTTATCGGGGTTAGTTAAGTGTGAGGTGTGCGGACGAAATCTTTATTACTCAAAAGCTGGTAAGGGTACATCAGGAAGAAGAGATCGCGATTACTATTACTACTATTGCCAACGCGCAAACTTAGGATCATGCAATAGCGGGGTCAATGGTACATCCAATTACATTCGAGCAGACTACATAGAAGATCAAATTGTTGGCAAGCTCAAACGGTTTGCGATCGACTTTCGAGAGATGGCAGAAAAGCCGATTGAATCTCCTGTGAATCCTGAGATTTTGAAGAAACAAGATGAAATCAAAAAATTAGAACCATTAAAGAAAGATGTGCCAGAGGTAGCATTAGCGATCGAACGTCTCACGAACGAAATCAAAGGTTTAACTCTTGAGAAACAAACTGAGGAATTACCATTAGAAACTAAAGCGAGAATCTTAGGAGCGCTGCGAGATAAGCGCTTCTGGCAACGTCTCACGGATGATCAAAAGTATTTTATATATCGAGATTTGATTAGTAAAATCTTTTGTAAGCCTAGCGAAAACCAAGACTTTGCACTTACGAATAATAAGCCAGTGAAGCGTAAGCGCTCTGTCGTTTGGGATGTGAATGTAATTGTGTCTTTCGATAAGCTCCCTAGCAAGGTCTTAAGCGAAGCTGTGGAGGAATTCTTAAGCGCTCATGATGATGTTGAGTCTGTCTATGTTCGTGAGTTCAATACAACTTTATCCGATGGATCGGTAGTGATGAATTTCAACCTAGCAACCGAACTTCAGAAAGAATTAGAAGCCTTACAAAGGCAAGCAGATGAAATGAACGAAAGAACGGCATTAGAGCATCAATTGAGAAGTCAACAGACAACCGATAGTTAA
- a CDS encoding PAS domain-containing protein, with amino-acid sequence MKDSGKTREQLLEEIAHLRQQLEQLEQQKSQSQNTEPHPQNVQQAVEAPHPNAVHPLKNLWQTEAALRESEQRFRTLCTCAPVGIYLTDAAGHCTYVNDRWCEITQLTPEQAIGEEWAKALHPDDRESMFEQWQALVESGKEFSLEYRFQYPDGLIVWVSGQATALIDETGNCSGFIGTVSDITARKQAEAALQRKKERLDLAQTVANIGCFEWNIQTNENIWSKELETLYGLKPGEFSGSYEAWASRVHPDDLAQAEADVRQSLNTGELFTDWRIIRPDGDIRWLHARAQVFYDEAGKPLRMVGVNGDITDRKQADAALQESQAIIQARAEELETFMETVPAAVWIAQDPQCHHMTPNRTAYELMRLPFDAVMTATPPDGKYPFPFKIQQNGQDIPPGELPMQHAGRTGQAHEGEFEFVFSENDVRSIYGRAVPLRDKSNKIRGVIGAFLDVTERKQTEKALRESEFLFRTLADTMLQIFWITRTDGYHEYFNQRWYDYTGTTLEQARDEGWQSVIHPDDMPSTIEIWQNSLRTGQTYGIEYRLRCGENGEYRWHLGRAFPLRDEKGQILKWFGSCTDIHDQKLVIEERAQALQKERDARLELEKAGRMKDEFLAVLSHELRSPLNGILGWSRLLRTRQLPPEKVEQALASIERNAQAQTQLIEDLLDISRIIQGQMRLNLRPTNLIPSVQAALDTVRPAANAKSIQLECLLNLDLDFISGDPDRLQQIVWNLLTNAIKFTPEEGQVTVRLEQVGSFAQLQVIDTGKGIRFDFLPHVFDRFRLADATTTRSQGGLGLGLAIVRNLVELHSGQISVASPGEGQGTTFTVRLPLLLSPSVWVEPDKFSIQDQTAQNTAFYLKGLTVLVVDDEADTREFLKAALEHYGASVITATSTHEALQHLQALKPDLLLSDIGMPEEDGYALIHQVRARSQEQGGKIPAGALTAYAAESDRVQILDAGFQIHVPKPVNPAELLKAVMELSGRMASM; translated from the coding sequence ATGAAAGACTCAGGGAAGACAAGAGAGCAACTTCTCGAAGAAATTGCCCACTTGCGTCAACAGCTGGAACAACTAGAACAACAAAAAAGCCAATCCCAAAACACTGAGCCTCACCCCCAAAACGTTCAGCAGGCTGTCGAAGCACCACACCCCAACGCAGTCCATCCCCTGAAAAATCTTTGGCAAACGGAAGCCGCTTTGCGAGAGAGCGAGCAACGCTTTCGCACACTTTGCACCTGTGCACCTGTTGGAATTTATCTCACTGACGCTGCGGGTCACTGTACCTATGTCAACGATCGATGGTGCGAGATCACCCAACTCACGCCTGAACAAGCAATCGGGGAAGAATGGGCCAAGGCACTGCATCCCGACGATCGCGAGTCTATGTTTGAGCAGTGGCAAGCCCTAGTTGAATCTGGTAAAGAATTTAGCCTGGAATATCGGTTTCAGTATCCCGATGGCTTGATCGTCTGGGTGAGTGGTCAAGCCACTGCCCTGATCGATGAGACTGGAAATTGCTCTGGGTTCATTGGCACTGTGAGCGACATCACTGCCCGCAAACAGGCTGAAGCAGCCTTACAACGAAAAAAAGAGCGATTGGATTTAGCCCAAACTGTCGCCAACATTGGTTGCTTTGAATGGAATATCCAGACGAATGAAAATATTTGGTCGAAAGAGCTAGAAACCCTTTACGGTCTAAAGCCAGGAGAATTTAGTGGCAGTTATGAAGCCTGGGCAAGCCGAGTTCACCCCGACGATTTAGCTCAAGCAGAAGCCGATGTACGACAGTCATTGAACACAGGAGAGCTTTTTACAGATTGGCGCATCATTCGACCAGACGGAGATATTCGCTGGCTCCATGCCAGAGCACAGGTCTTCTATGATGAGGCAGGCAAGCCGTTGCGGATGGTGGGCGTTAATGGCGATATCACAGACCGCAAACAAGCAGACGCTGCCCTCCAGGAAAGTCAGGCAATCATTCAAGCACGAGCTGAAGAACTAGAGACCTTCATGGAAACGGTTCCGGCTGCGGTCTGGATCGCCCAGGATCCGCAATGCCATCACATGACACCCAACCGCACTGCCTATGAACTGATGCGACTGCCATTCGATGCCGTCATGACCGCCACACCCCCCGATGGCAAATATCCGTTTCCCTTCAAAATTCAACAAAATGGGCAAGACATTCCCCCGGGCGAGTTACCGATGCAACATGCAGGACGGACGGGACAAGCGCACGAAGGGGAATTTGAGTTCGTATTTAGCGAGAACGATGTGCGCTCGATCTATGGTCGTGCGGTACCCCTGCGAGATAAATCGAACAAGATTCGTGGGGTGATCGGTGCCTTCCTAGATGTCACCGAACGCAAACAGACTGAGAAAGCCTTGCGCGAGAGCGAATTCCTCTTTCGCACCCTCGCCGACACGATGCTACAAATCTTTTGGATTACTCGGACAGATGGCTACCACGAATACTTCAATCAACGCTGGTACGACTACACCGGAACGACGTTAGAACAAGCCCGAGACGAAGGATGGCAAAGCGTTATCCATCCTGATGATATGCCAAGCACGATCGAAATCTGGCAAAATTCTCTGCGAACTGGGCAAACCTATGGCATTGAGTACCGTTTACGGTGTGGCGAGAATGGAGAGTATCGCTGGCATTTAGGACGCGCCTTTCCGTTACGAGATGAAAAGGGTCAAATCCTTAAATGGTTCGGCTCTTGTACCGATATTCATGACCAAAAATTAGTGATCGAAGAACGGGCACAGGCACTCCAAAAAGAACGAGATGCTCGCCTCGAACTGGAAAAAGCAGGTCGGATGAAGGATGAATTTTTAGCAGTCTTATCCCATGAGTTGCGCTCTCCCCTGAATGGAATCCTAGGTTGGTCACGCTTGCTGCGAACGCGCCAATTGCCGCCCGAAAAAGTAGAGCAAGCCTTAGCATCGATCGAACGCAATGCCCAAGCGCAAACCCAGTTAATTGAAGACCTGCTGGATATTTCGCGTATCATTCAGGGACAGATGCGCCTCAATCTGCGTCCGACCAATCTGATTCCCAGTGTTCAAGCAGCGTTAGACACGGTTCGCCCCGCTGCCAATGCCAAATCCATCCAACTGGAATGTTTGCTCAACCTCGATCTCGATTTTATTTCTGGTGATCCTGATCGGTTGCAACAAATCGTTTGGAATTTGCTGACGAACGCGATTAAATTCACCCCTGAAGAGGGACAGGTTACGGTTCGTTTAGAGCAAGTCGGCTCCTTCGCTCAACTGCAAGTCATCGATACGGGCAAAGGCATTCGTTTTGACTTTCTGCCCCATGTGTTCGATCGCTTCCGCCTAGCTGATGCCACCACAACTAGATCACAGGGCGGCTTAGGGCTAGGACTCGCGATCGTGCGAAATCTGGTGGAACTGCACAGTGGTCAGATTTCGGTTGCCAGCCCAGGAGAAGGACAGGGCACAACCTTCACGGTTCGACTGCCTCTGCTGTTATCACCGTCGGTTTGGGTTGAACCCGATAAGTTTTCCATTCAAGATCAAACGGCTCAAAATACAGCTTTCTATCTCAAGGGACTCACAGTATTAGTCGTAGACGATGAGGCAGACACCCGCGAGTTTTTGAAAGCAGCCTTAGAACATTACGGTGCAAGTGTCATAACCGCCACTTCTACCCACGAAGCATTACAACACTTGCAAGCCCTTAAACCGGATCTGTTACTCAGTGATATCGGTATGCCAGAGGAAGACGGCTATGCCTTAATTCATCAAGTCCGCGCCCGATCTCAAGAACAGGGCGGAAAAATCCCAGCAGGAGCGTTAACCGCCTATGCTGCCGAAAGCGATCGTGTCCAGATTCTGGATGCAGGATTCCAAATCCACGTCCCCAAGCCCGTGAACCCAGCAGAATTACTCAAAGCCGTGATGGAATTATCGGGAAGAATGGCATCAATGTAA
- a CDS encoding response regulator transcription factor, whose protein sequence is MQTAKGNVLLPVSRILLVEDDTHHCHLLETSLRQEGFDVIACLDGLEALNCARSMPAQARDTAFDLMILDRTLPRLNGLDVCRLLRQEGNYIPIVMMSEQADEHDKVIGLELGADEYLSKPFSNRILIARCRALLRYCQAIYQPKNPAKVLKFKDLALYLEECRATLSEQELQLSPKEFALLREFLQSRGRILSRDNLLERVWGDDYYGDTKTVDVHIRWLRQKLECDPSNPEYITTLRGFGYRLG, encoded by the coding sequence ATGCAAACCGCCAAGGGCAATGTTTTGCTGCCCGTCTCCCGCATTCTCCTGGTCGAAGATGACACACACCACTGCCACCTGCTCGAAACTAGCCTGCGACAGGAAGGCTTTGATGTCATTGCCTGTCTAGATGGGCTAGAGGCGCTAAACTGTGCCCGCTCCATGCCTGCTCAAGCCCGTGACACTGCCTTTGATCTAATGATTTTGGATCGCACTCTACCGCGTCTCAATGGGCTAGATGTCTGCCGCTTGTTGCGGCAAGAGGGCAATTATATTCCGATTGTGATGATGAGCGAACAGGCGGACGAACACGATAAGGTGATCGGGCTGGAGCTTGGTGCCGATGAGTACCTGTCCAAACCCTTCAGCAATCGCATCCTGATTGCCCGCTGCCGAGCGCTGTTGCGCTATTGCCAAGCGATATATCAACCCAAAAATCCCGCCAAGGTGCTGAAGTTTAAGGATCTGGCGCTGTATCTTGAGGAATGTCGAGCAACGCTGAGTGAGCAGGAGTTACAACTGTCGCCAAAAGAGTTTGCCTTATTGCGAGAATTCCTACAAAGCCGAGGACGGATACTGTCGCGAGACAATTTGCTGGAGCGGGTCTGGGGTGATGATTATTATGGCGATACCAAAACGGTAGATGTGCATATCCGTTGGCTGAGGCAGAAGCTAGAATGCGATCCGAGCAATCCGGAGTACATTACAACGCTGCGAGGGTTCGGTTATCGGCTGGGATAG
- a CDS encoding phosphatase PAP2 family protein, whose translation MTEVSTGLYWLFQSLLAFMPYLLAGLIAGAIALAMGVFLARFLLWDWLLPLEESCLLTLKAWANPTLDRYMTAITWLAQGEITIPILIVIGGILIYRNEAVATLVLAIGLSGSWLLNGIFKSLFQRKRPDLWASSQRPMDYSYPSGHAMSAISFYGLLAVNLTHCLGIPLGITAPLATGLTLGVGFSRVYLGVHWPTDVLSGWIAGGIWLGACLYGLIQIGGI comes from the coding sequence ATGACGGAGGTTAGTACTGGCCTTTACTGGTTGTTCCAGTCACTCCTTGCTTTTATGCCCTATTTGCTGGCGGGTCTGATCGCTGGCGCGATCGCCCTAGCAATGGGTGTTTTCCTCGCCCGCTTTCTGCTATGGGACTGGTTGCTGCCTCTTGAAGAGTCATGCTTGTTGACTCTCAAAGCGTGGGCTAATCCGACCCTAGACCGCTACATGACAGCCATAACCTGGCTGGCTCAGGGCGAAATTACTATCCCTATACTCATTGTGATCGGAGGAATTCTGATTTACCGCAACGAGGCGGTTGCAACCCTGGTTTTGGCGATCGGGCTGAGCGGTTCATGGCTGCTTAACGGCATCTTCAAGTCTCTCTTTCAGCGAAAACGACCCGATCTGTGGGCATCTTCTCAACGTCCGATGGATTACAGTTATCCCAGCGGTCACGCCATGAGTGCCATTTCCTTCTATGGTTTGTTGGCGGTTAACCTGACGCACTGTCTGGGTATTCCTTTAGGCATCACTGCCCCCTTGGCAACTGGCTTAACCTTAGGGGTGGGCTTTAGCCGGGTATATTTGGGTGTGCATTGGCCGACAGATGTCTTGAGTGGATGGATTGCTGGCGGCATCTGGCTGGGAGCGTGCCTGTACGGACTGATTCAGATTGGTGGGATTTGA
- a CDS encoding cupin domain-containing protein, whose amino-acid sequence MSRIYKSTDFFQPADGEPIRSVITESKEATVVAWYIKPGQEIYSHIHPHGQDTWTILNGKGEYYLDATGAKKSIFAGDVVIAHTGCVHGVFNNGNEPLIFISVVSPSDAGYQLISSEDAVR is encoded by the coding sequence ATGAGCAGAATATACAAAAGTACTGATTTTTTTCAGCCAGCCGACGGAGAGCCTATTCGATCGGTCATTACTGAATCTAAGGAGGCGACTGTTGTAGCTTGGTATATCAAGCCCGGACAGGAGATCTATTCGCATATCCATCCGCATGGACAAGATACCTGGACTATTTTGAACGGAAAGGGAGAATATTATCTGGATGCAACAGGAGCCAAGAAGTCGATCTTTGCAGGAGATGTGGTAATTGCTCACACCGGATGTGTACATGGAGTGTTCAACAACGGTAACGAACCATTGATTTTTATTTCGGTTGTGTCGCCATCTGATGCCGGATATCAACTCATTTCTTCAGAGGATGCTGTACGGTGA
- a CDS encoding antibiotic biosynthesis monooxygenase → MTNLRVRVLTRLTAHPEREQELKNTLVQFMQERCQQVGCHNCELLHHLTNAAEFILVEEWDAEARIKSELDSQLFARLGEAAAELFIEPLQIHWYEVIPPQSCTETQ, encoded by the coding sequence ATGACAAACTTGAGGGTTCGAGTTTTAACGCGGTTAACGGCTCATCCTGAGCGGGAGCAAGAGCTAAAGAATACTCTGGTGCAATTTATGCAGGAGCGCTGTCAACAAGTGGGCTGTCACAACTGTGAATTACTGCATCACTTGACTAATGCGGCAGAGTTTATTCTGGTCGAGGAATGGGACGCGGAAGCGCGGATAAAGTCAGAGCTTGATTCTCAGCTTTTTGCCAGGTTAGGTGAGGCAGCAGCGGAACTCTTTATCGAACCCCTTCAAATTCATTGGTACGAAGTGATACCCCCTCAATCTTGTACTGAAACCCAGTAG
- a CDS encoding pentapeptide repeat-containing protein, which translates to MSQRNFPELSNTTDLSGADLSRANLRGAYLFNTDLSSADLSGANLRGADLSGADLSEANLSRANLSGADLNGANLNGAGLDGVIVESTFW; encoded by the coding sequence ATGAGCCAACGCAACTTCCCCGAGCTGAGCAACACTACCGACCTCAGTGGTGCTGATCTCAGCAGAGCTAATCTCCGGGGCGCCTACCTCTTCAATACCGACCTCAGCAGTGCCGATCTCAGCGGTGCCAATCTCCGGGGCGCCGACCTCAGCGGCGCTGATCTCAGCGAAGCCAATCTCAGCAGGGCTAACCTCAGCGGTGCCGATCTCAACGGCGCGAATCTCAATGGTGCTGGTCTCGATGGTGTAATCGTAGAGAGCACTTTTTGGTGA
- a CDS encoding helix-turn-helix transcriptional regulator produces the protein MRIRQIRETEVSGLGERIKQARLDIAATKSLEEICREVGVSRTYWYDLEKETLKGTLAIENLRKIESALGIDFGVSFDELAEAEVKANG, from the coding sequence ATGAGAATTCGACAGATTCGAGAGACGGAAGTATCAGGACTAGGAGAGCGTATCAAGCAAGCTCGATTAGATATCGCTGCAACTAAATCTCTAGAGGAAATCTGTAGAGAGGTCGGAGTATCCCGTACCTATTGGTACGACTTAGAGAAGGAAACTCTTAAAGGGACTTTAGCGATCGAGAATTTGCGTAAGATTGAATCAGCGCTTGGGATCGATTTTGGGGTGAGTTTCGATGAACTGGCAGAAGCAGAGGTAAAAGCCAATGGCTGA